Proteins from a genomic interval of Medicago truncatula cultivar Jemalong A17 chromosome 3, MtrunA17r5.0-ANR, whole genome shotgun sequence:
- the LOC11405231 gene encoding putative receptor protein kinase ZmPK1: protein MASSLNFFTFLILFFHFQHSSSFSLSVEKPEQDIIMSPKGTFTAGFYSVGENAYSFAIWFTQIHKNLNNATVVWMANRDQPVNGKRSTLSLLKTGNLVLTDAGHSNVWSTNTNSSKPLELFLYDIGNLVLRERKTNGFILWRSFDFPTDTLLPDQSFTRYMKLVSSKSDNVYSSGFYKLLFNNDNLLSLLYDGPQVSSIYWPYPWLVTSETGRSSYNSSRVAKLDVWGNFRSSDDFTLKTSDYGAVLLRRLTLDFDGNVRVYSRKHGQEKWSISGQFHQQPFKIHGICGPNSFCINNARIGRKCLCVPGFRRIHNQDWSQGCKPSFQLSCNNKTELETRFQRLSRVQFYGYDDDYQANYTYKQCKHLCMRMCQCIAFQYRLDLGVSYCYPKSQLQNGFSSPNFQGSIFLRLPKRKHVHFHENVVKNDILDCSRNNEVKQLRRSYVEDEENGPMKFMLWFTSGLGVIEALCFFMIWWFLFKNKKHFVRDNQGYVLAGARFRKFTYSELKLATKCFSQEIGNGAGGTVYRGLLSDNRVVAIKRLHEANKGESEFLAEVSVIGRLNHMNLIGMWGYCAEGKHRLLVFEYMEKGSLADNLSSNALNWGKRYKIALGTAKCLAYLHEECLEWILHCDIKPQNILIDSNYQPKVADFGLSKLLQRNNLDNSSFSRMRGTRGYMAPEWIFNLPITSKVDVYSYGVVLLEMITGKSAMISILITDGEKTHNESLVTWVREKRRKLLEMKSLVEQIVDPTLGSNYDMVKLETLTMVALKCVEEEKDMRPNMSEVVEMLQTHEHDS from the coding sequence ATGGCTTCTTCACTAAACTTCTTCACTTTTCTCATCTTGTTCTTCCATTTTCAACATTCATCATCATTCTCCCTCTCAGTGGAAAAACCCGAACAAGACATTATAATGTCACCCAAAGGTACATTTACCGCAGGCTTTTATTCCGTCGGTGAAAATGCTTATTCCTTTGCCATATGGTTCACTCAAATACACAAAAATCTAAACAACGCTACTGTTGTTTGGATGGCAAATCGTGACCAACCAGTTAACGGAAAACGCTCAACACTTTCCCTTCTCAAAACCGGCAACCTCGTCTTAACCGATGCAGGACATTCCAATGTATGGTCCACAAATACTAACTCATCCAAACCACTTGAGTTGTTTTTATATGACATAGGAAACCTTGTTCTCCGAGAACGCAAAACAAATGGTTTCATTTTGTGGCGAAGCTTTGATTTTCCAACAGATACCCTCCTTCCTGATCAAAGTTTCACAAGGTACATGAAACTTGTTTCCTCGAAAAGTGACAACGTATATTCATCAGGGTTCTATAAGCTTCTTTTCAACAATGATAATCTTTTAAGTCTTCTCTATGATGGCCCTCAAGTTTCTAGTATTTACTGGCCATATCCTTGGCTCGTGACCTCGGAGACTGGTAGATCTTCCTATAATAGTAGCAGGGTTGCAAAACTAGACGTTTGGGGGAACTTTAGATCTTCCGATGATTTTACTTTAAAGACAAGCGATTATGGGGCAGTGCTCCTACGAAGATTGACCTTAGACTTTGATGGTAATGTTCGTGTTTATAGCCGAAAACACGGACAAGAGAAGTGGTCAATTTCAGGACAATTCCACCAACAACCTTTCAAAATACATGGAATTTGTGGACCTAATAGCTTTTGCATTAACAATGCAAGAATTGGTAGGAAATGTTTGTGTGTTCCTGGTTTTAGGAGGATCCATAATCAAGATTGGTCACAAGGGTGCAAACCAAGCTTCCAACTTTCATGCAACAATAAAACCGAGTTAGAGACTCGTTTCCAACGCTTATCACGTGTTCAGTTTTATGGATACGATGATGATTACCAAGCAAATTACACTTATAAACAATGTAAGCATTTATGCATGAGAATGTGCCAATGCATAGCCTTCCAGTATCGTTTGGACCTGGGTGTATCTTATTGCTATCCTAAGTCACAATTACAAAATGGATTCAGTTCACCAAATTTTCAAGGATCAATCTTCTTGCGATTGCCAAAAAGAAAGCATGTTCATTTCCATGAGAATGTTGTAAAAAATGATATCTTGGATTGTTCTAGAAATAATGAAGTAAAACAACTAAGAAGATCATATGTTGAAGACGAAGAAAATGGACCAATGAAGTTCATGCTTTGGTTTACTTCTGGCTTAGGGGTAATTGAGGCCTTGTGCTTCTTTATGATATGGTGGTTCTTATTTAAGAATAAGAAGCACTTTGTTAGAGATAATCAAGGCTACGTTCTTGCAGGAGCAAGATTTCGAAAATTCACTTACTCGGAACTAAAACTTGCAACAAAATGTTTTAGTCAAGAGATTGGAAATGGTGCTGGAGGAACTGTGTATAGGGGTTTATTATCTGATAATAGAGTTGTGGCTATAAAGAGACTGCATGAAGCAAACAAAGGAGAGAGTGAATTTCTTGCTGAAGTTAGCGTCATTGGAAGGCTTAACCACATGAATTTGATTGGTATGTGGGGGTATTGTGCAGAGGGAAAACACAGATTgttagtttttgagtacatGGAAAAAGGTTCTTTAGCGGATAATTTGTCATCAAATGCACTTAATTGGGGTAAGAGGTATAAAATTGCTCTCGGAACTGCAAAGTGTCTTGCATATTTACATGAAGAATGTTTGGAGTGGATTTTGCATTGTGACATAAAGCCGCAAAACATACTAATTGACTCCAATTACCAACCCAAGGTAGCGGATTTTGGGTTGTCTAAGTTACTACAAAGGAACAATCTTGATAATTCAAGTTTCTCAAGGATGAGAGGAACAAGAGGTTACATGGCACCTGAATGGATTTTCAACTTGCCAATCACTTCCAAGGTAGATGTTTATAGCTATGGAGTTGTGCTGCTAGAGATGATTACTGGGAAGAGTGCAATGATAAGTATCTTAATCACAGATGGAGAAAAGACTCATAATGAGAGTTTGGTAACATGggtgagagagaaaagaaggaaATTATTAGAAATGAAATCTTTGGTGGAACAAATAGTAGACCCTACATTGGGATCAAATTATGACATGGTTAAATTGGAGACTTTGACAATGGTTGCACTAAAGTGTGTTGAGGAAGAGAAAGACATGAGACCTAACATGAGTGAAGTTGTTGAAATGCTTCAAACTCATGAACATGATTCTTGA